A genomic window from Fusarium falciforme chromosome 2, complete sequence includes:
- a CDS encoding AN1-type domain-containing protein: MASSSTPEAPDTSYVEMDDKNDATLIGKHCEYEYCNQLDFLPFFCQSCRKTFCLDHRSETSHKCTDAGAWAERKRLKQLAQPSIGQGRVLRDKVSQKPCASPECKTTIGTSLTPGVHCQTCNRDYCLKHRLGEDHDCKNLVPIGARPVQFDVAQKTKSAFDRFRAWGTAKKEQASRALPKPKPTSASARLVAVNKLKKTAKGDDKVPMEKRVYIYVEAEAETAKAKFPKGEFFYNQDWVVGRVLDAAARSLQVQNINNQSSDEKDKLRVFHVEGGRILEFNEKVGTALQSGNTVVLLRGVGPATPDLIEA; encoded by the coding sequence atggcgtcatcatcaacaccagaAGCTCCAGACACGAGCTACGTCGAGATGGACGACAAGAACGATGCCACTCTGATCGGCAAGCACTGCGAATACGAATACTGCAACCAGCTCGACTTCCTTCCCTTCTTCTGCCAGTCCTGCCGAAAGACGTTCTGCCTCGACCACCGATCCGAGACTTCGCACAAATGTACAGATGCTGGTGCCTGGGCAGAGCGCAAGCGGCTTAAGCAGCTGGCCCAGCCATCCATCGGACAGGGCAGGGTGCTACGGGACAAGGTTTCTCAGAAGCCATGCGCGTCGCCGGAATGCAAGACGACGATTGGAACCTCCCTGACGCCAGGGGTACACTGCCAGACTTGTAATCGAGACTACTGCCTGAAGCACCGACTCGGGGAGGACCACGACTGCAAGAACCTAGTACCTATCGGAGCCCGTCCAGTACAGTTTGACGTTGCCCAAAAGACAAAGTCGGCATTCGATAGGTTCCGCGCCTGGGGTACGGCCAAGAAAGAGCAAGCAAGCCGGGCACTCCCTAAGCCAAAACCAACCTCTGCTTCTGCCCGGCTGGTCGCCGTCAACAAACTTAAAAAGACAGCCAAGGGCGACGACAAGGTTCCTATGGAGAAGCGGGTGTACATCTACGTGGAGGCCGAAGCAGAGACGGCAAAGGCCAAGTTCCCCAAGGGCGAATTCTTCTACAACCAGGACTGGGTGGTAGGCCGGGTCCTCGACGCCGCAGCCAGGAGTCTGCAGGTGCAGAACATCAACAACCAGAGCTCCGACGAAAAGGATAAGCTGCGAGTATTTCATGTCGAGGGCGGCAGGATCCTAGAGTTCAACGAAAAGGTCGGCACGGCACTGCAGAGCGGGAACACGGTGGTTTTGTTAAGGGGCGTTGGGCCCGCCACGCCGGATTTGATTGAGGCGTGA